The genomic segment CGCCGTCGGCCGTTCGGTAGGTGGAGCGTTCGATCAGGTCGCCGCCCGCCGACCACACGACCGGCGCGAAGCCGTACGTTCCCCATTCGGTGCCGGCCCACGGCATCTGGAGGTCCAGCGGCCTCTCGTAGCCCAGGGCGCGCAGCTTCTTCAGGATGCCGGTGAACTCGTCGGCGGTCCAGGCGTCGCCGATGCCCTTCGGGACGCGTACGCCCGCCTTCTTCAGCACCGACGGCCGTACGTACAGACCGAGTCCGGAGTCGAACGTGCCCAGGCCCCACAGCCTGCCCCGGTAGGTGCCCTGTTCGAGGACGGAGGGGAGCAGGTCCGCGCGCAGGGACTCCGGGACGCAGGAGTCGATCGGCCGGAGCTCGCCGGCCCAGGCGTGGCTGAACAGTTTCGGGGCGTCGAAGTCGAGCAGGTCGGGCAGTTCGCCGTCGGCGGCCGCCGTACGGACCAGGTCGCCGTAGTCGCCCTCGGGGAGGCGGACGAGTCGGACCGTCACGTCGTCCTGGGAGGTGTTGAAGGCCCGAACCTGGGCCCGCACGGCCTCCAGTTCACCGCGCGCCGACGGCTCGTGGAACCACATCGTGATCTGTGCGGGGGCGTCGATCCGCCCGTCGCAGGTCGCGTCGGAGCCCCGCCGGGTGTTCTCGCCGCCGTCGTCCCCGCCCGCGTCGCAGCCCGAGAACAGCAGGGCCATGCAGAGCAGAAGGGCCGACCGGGCACGGCGGGGTGTCCTCGAAACGCTGCGCCGGCCGGGCGCCCGGGGAGTGCTTGGCCGGGGTCCGGCGGCGCGGGTCACGGCCCGCTCTTCGGGTAACCGTCGTGGGCGGCGAGATCCTGGTCGATTGCCTCGACCGCCTCGTCCAGCGTCTTCTTCGCGGGCGCTCCCGAGAAGACGACGTCGGCGACCGCCTGCGAGAAGGCGACGGTGACCGACGGGTACGCCGGTGTCTGTGGCCTGGGCCGGGCGGTCCCACTGCGCAACTGCTCGATGAACAACCGCTCCGCGCCGTCCTCGTCGTACCGAGGGGACAGCTTCACGGCCCCCTCCGTCGCCGGGATCGCGCCGTTGGCCTCGCTCATCCTGGCCACCTGCTCGGGCCGCAACAGGTACTCCAGGAAGCGCCAGACCGCGTCGCCGTCGGCGCCCCCGGAGGGGATGCCCCACTGCCAGGAACCCATTCCGGTGACGGTACCCGTGCCGAAGTCGGGCAGCGGCACGATCGCCACGTCGCCGGGGTGCGCCTCGCTGAACTCGCCGTACCTCCAGTGCCCCATCCAGGAGATGGGGCTGCGGCCCTTCACGAACGCGCTCCTGTCCTTCTCCTCGTCCCTGTCGACATATCCCTCCTCCACCCAGCGCTGCATGGTGGTGAGCGCCCCGACGGACTCCGGGCCGTTGAGGAACCCGTCGGCCGTGCGGAACTCCTCGGGGTCGATGAGGTCGCCGCCCGCCGACCACACGGCCGGCGCGAAGGCGTAGGTGTTCCACTCGTCGGCGAGCTTGGAGTCGGTGAAGTTCAGGTCGAGCGGCGCCTCGTAGCCCTCCGCGCGCAGCTTGCGCAGGATCTTCGTCAGCTCGTCGGCGGTCCAGGCGTCGTCGACGCCCTTCGGCACCCGGACCCCGGCCTTCTTCAGCACCGACGGCCGTACGTACAGGCCGAGTCCGGAGTCGAACGTGCCGACTCCCCAGAACCGCTTGTCGTACGTGCCCTGTTCACGGATGGAGGGGAGCAGGTCGCTGCGGATCCTCGCGGGGACGCAGGAGTCGATCGGCTTGAGGGTGCCGGACCAGGCGTAGCTGTAGAGGTTCGGGCCGTCGAAGTCGAGCAGGTCGGGCAGGTCGCCGCTGGCCGCCGCGGACAGCACGAGTTCGGTGTACGGACGCTGCTCGGGCAGGGTGACCAACTCGACCCGCACCTGCCGCTGGGACCTGTTGAACTCCTTGACCTGGCTCTTCAGCGTGGTCTGTTCGCCGCTCTGCCCCGCGTGGAACCACATCGTGATGTGGGCGGTGCCGTCGATCCTCCCGTCGCAGGTCGTGTCGCCGGCCGCCTTGCCCTCCTCGTCCGCCCGGCCGTCGTCGTCACCGCCACCGCACCCGGCCAGGAGCAGCGCGGCCACCGCCGCGCCCGACACCAGTCCACGGCGAACGGGACGTCTTCCCAGGTCCCGGCGTTGCGTCTTCATCGCACACCCCCACTCGACCGGACGGCACGGCCCCCGGAGCAGCGACATGCTACTCGCCGTGTCGCGTTCGATTCCCTGGGTGAGAGTGAACCCGTTGATCCGGCACAGGACCGCAGCACATTCCGGCTGACGGGAATCCGGCGGCGCCGACACTTTCCCGCTAGCCGGAATGTGCGCCCATGACCACCTTGGGAGGCTGTCACCATGTCCATGCGCTGTCTCCTCGTCGATGACAGTGCCCGGTTCCTGGAGGCTGCCCGTACGCTGCTGGAACGCGACGGGATCCGCGTCGTCGGCGTGGCCTCCACGGGCGCGGAGGCGCTGGCACGGGCCGTGGAACTGGCCCCGGATCTCGTCCTGTTGGACATCGATCTCAACGGCGAGAGCGGGCT from the Streptomyces sp. NBC_00310 genome contains:
- a CDS encoding response regulator, encoding MSMRCLLVDDSARFLEAARTLLERDGIRVVGVASTGAEALARAVELAPDLVLLDIDLNGESGLDLAPRLARTAASVIILTSTHPLDDMQELVAASPARGFLHKSKLSGQALRNLLGPDHGSPAQ
- a CDS encoding ABC transporter substrate-binding protein — translated: MALLFSGCDAGGDDGGENTRRGSDATCDGRIDAPAQITMWFHEPSARGELEAVRAQVRAFNTSQDDVTVRLVRLPEGDYGDLVRTAAADGELPDLLDFDAPKLFSHAWAGELRPIDSCVPESLRADLLPSVLEQGTYRGRLWGLGTFDSGLGLYVRPSVLKKAGVRVPKGIGDAWTADEFTGILKKLRALGYERPLDLQMPWAGTEWGTYGFAPVVWSAGGDLIERSTYRTADGVLNGPRSVEALTTLQGWVKAGYVDANEDLGAFQKGRSPVSWNGHWRYGEFSEAHPGDVAIVPLPDFGTGSATGMGSWQWGVPAGAADGDAVWRFLAFLLRPDEILRMTDVNGGIPATGTAIERTDAFAEGGPGRLYIEQLRDGAARPRPQTPAYPAITEAFAGAFAKIMRGAAVKPALDEAVRAVDKDLADHGHYPPTGP
- a CDS encoding ABC transporter substrate-binding protein encodes the protein MKTQRRDLGRRPVRRGLVSGAAVAALLLAGCGGGDDDGRADEEGKAAGDTTCDGRIDGTAHITMWFHAGQSGEQTTLKSQVKEFNRSQRQVRVELVTLPEQRPYTELVLSAAASGDLPDLLDFDGPNLYSYAWSGTLKPIDSCVPARIRSDLLPSIREQGTYDKRFWGVGTFDSGLGLYVRPSVLKKAGVRVPKGVDDAWTADELTKILRKLRAEGYEAPLDLNFTDSKLADEWNTYAFAPAVWSAGGDLIDPEEFRTADGFLNGPESVGALTTMQRWVEEGYVDRDEEKDRSAFVKGRSPISWMGHWRYGEFSEAHPGDVAIVPLPDFGTGTVTGMGSWQWGIPSGGADGDAVWRFLEYLLRPEQVARMSEANGAIPATEGAVKLSPRYDEDGAERLFIEQLRSGTARPRPQTPAYPSVTVAFSQAVADVVFSGAPAKKTLDEAVEAIDQDLAAHDGYPKSGP